GTGCAGAGCACCGCGTTTCCCGGCTGGGGTCATATGATCGATCGCGGCGCCACCACTCTATGGGAGACCTGGAAAGAGAGCGACAATGTTTATTCGAATTGTCACCCTATGTTTGGATCAGTCTCAGAATGGGTCTATCGATGGTTGGCCGGCATTCAGCCGGATGAGACTCATTTCGGCTTTCAGAAATTTATTCTTTGCCCGCATGCACCGCAGGGACTGGATTCAGTCGCTTGCTGCTATCGGTCGCCTTATGGAGTGATCCGGTCGAATTGGAAAAAGACATCCGTCGGCGTAATCTATGATTTCGAGGTACCCCGGTCCACCACCGCCCGCTTTCAAATCCCGGTGGCGTTCGCCGCCATCGTCCGTATTGAAAAGCAGGGTGAAGGAGAGGTTGCCTCTTGTCGCATAAAAGCCGGTACGTTTCACCATACATTTTCCCCAGGTGTCTACAAAATCACTGTGACTCGCCAGAGAATCTGATGAGACGTCGTCTTGCATTTTGCATGCCATGAAGGCTGCCGTTGATTCATTCGGCCGGTTCGGCCGGCCTGGCGTCGGCCGTCGCTGATTTTTGAACCGCTTTTCAGTCTGCCGGGCGATAGTCGGTATGCCGTGTATTGGGATGTGCGTACGCCGACGCGATTTCAGCACGACCCGCGTGCCTATGAAGCGGAGAGGAAATACGCTCTCAAGCCGGACAAAGAGACCATCGATCGGGTGGCGCCGGGACAATGATCCAGCGAGCGGAAGCATGCCTTTGCGGGAGAAAAAGCGAAGCAGGCGATTTCGGCGGCTGGATCATTGCCGTGCAAAATCTGAATAGACAAAAGTCCAACCGATTTTACAGAGTCCTTGATCCTCTGGATAAAACTTGCCAGACTAATAAATCCGAGATCACCGTCCGATTTCAGGCACATCGCGCAAAATCTGACCGGCGGCCTCTACAACCTGCGCATTATTCGAGTGAGGTCCAAGAATGGACTTTGAGACATGGACGTATCGCAAGGTTACCTGGCGTCTGATGCCCTTTTTGTTTCTCTGCTATATCCTGAGCTATTTGGACCGGGTCAACGTCGGCTTTGCGAAACTGCAGATGCAGACCGATCTCGGTTTCAGCGATGTGGTCTACGGAACCGGCGCAGGCATCTTTTTCATCGGCTATTTCTTTTTTGAAGTGCCGAGCAACCTGCTGCTGCAGAGATTCGGCGCCAGAATTTGGATCGCACGCATCATGATCACCTGGGGCATCATCTCCTCCGCCATGATGCTGATCCATGACCGGACGACTTTTTATCTTTTGCGTTTTTTACTCGGCATGGCCGAGGCCGGGTTCTTCCCAGGGATCATCTATTATCTGACGCTATGGTATCCTCGACACTATCGCAGCAGGGTGGTGGCGTTGTTCATGACGGCCATTGCGCTCTCCAATGTCATCGGAGGCCCTCTGTCCGGCTGGATTTTATCCTTCATGTCTGATTTATACGGTCTGCGCGGTTGGCAATGGCTGTTTTTGCTGGAGGGGCTTCCTTCCATTCTGGTGGGCGTTCTAACCCTGCGATTGCTGGATGATGGGCCGGTCAAGGCGCGCTGGCTCGATGCGGAAGAGAAAGACCTCCTGGTGCAGCGACTGCAGCAAGAAGAGGCATTGAAAAAAGCGGAGGGAGTGCGCAGCAATACGCTGCGCGATGCCTTTGCCAGCATTAAAGTCTGGCTGCTGTGCGCCGTCTATTTCGGCATCATTATGGGTTTGTACGGCTTTGGTTTCTGGCTGCCACAGGTTCTGAAAGACAGCTTTACCCAGGAACCCTGGAAAATCGGATTGCTCATCATGCTGCCCTGGGGATTGGCTGCAGTGAGCATGGTTGTGGTCGGTCAGCATTCCGATGTTACCGGAGAACGACGCTGGCATCTATCGCTTTCCTGTCTG
This window of the bacterium genome carries:
- a CDS encoding MFS transporter, producing MDFETWTYRKVTWRLMPFLFLCYILSYLDRVNVGFAKLQMQTDLGFSDVVYGTGAGIFFIGYFFFEVPSNLLLQRFGARIWIARIMITWGIISSAMMLIHDRTTFYLLRFLLGMAEAGFFPGIIYYLTLWYPRHYRSRVVALFMTAIALSNVIGGPLSGWILSFMSDLYGLRGWQWLFLLEGLPSILVGVLTLRLLDDGPVKARWLDAEEKDLLVQRLQQEEALKKAEGVRSNTLRDAFASIKVWLLCAVYFGIIMGLYGFGFWLPQVLKDSFTQEPWKIGLLIMLPWGLAAVSMVVVGQHSDVTGERRWHLSLSCLLAFIGFFGCGAFGASHLTGLFFISMATIGVMCSLATFWAVPTALLSGTAAAAGIAWINSVGNLAGYVGPFAIGLLRDLTHMMSAGFYGLAISSLASAAIVLAMMRKKG